In Dreissena polymorpha isolate Duluth1 unplaced genomic scaffold, UMN_Dpol_1.0 chrUn001, whole genome shotgun sequence, one DNA window encodes the following:
- the LOC127863132 gene encoding uncharacterized protein LOC127863132 isoform X1 yields the protein MFLRVTGVYGYTQRSGRFRKTILQQQMAEGGGEVQHAMFKLGDGRTSRSSCPMFEHEDISVETSIILNKLGYGQELIQKRRDSYRKNAEFFTERFSDCTIFAVGSKADGISRCYESDTDLLYVRSQVECVELGYDINTIPEDSFVFRMNTRVCHPGHCLLLLERGIPWMFFPAFCDDGHGHIILSSTLFLDIFKNTSNWFPWKVNHARAGPSLPFTLGPAKVDAVNALRCHCPSILHRWAARSRHWPSPDIVQKVVSMGAFVSPVGFKASENKDFEWRICFNTGETELVTNLNNTQIKIYVILKMIAKDVLQPRNKEITSYSMKNIVLWLAENNPQKLFHQRSLFYWLRESLSKIRAAISTRQLPYYMIPERNLMKASELTDDQQKIWLASISEMIHEGPRILLRLPTIRMAIIAYPMPLLWYNERRTELEIVMLEETSRHLWCKDQNGVDIRVNKTLQYALRMRRTWLLLEIVLMSGVPLNISDLISTLYRIYM from the exons ATGTTTCTTAGAGTAACTGGAGTAtatgg ATACACTCAACGATCTGGACGCTTTAGGAAAACAATTCTTCAACAGCAG ATGGCCGAGGGTGGTGGGGAGGTGCAGCATGCAATGTTTAAGCTTGGAGATGGTAGAACCTCTCGTAGCAGTTGTCCTATG TTTGAGCATGAAGATATTTCCGTTGAAACTAGCATTATTTTAAACAAGTTGGGGTATGGACAGGAGCTTATACAAAAACGTCGGGACAGTTATAGGAAAAATGCCGAGTTTTTCACTGAACGGTTTAGCGATTGCACAATTTTTGCAGTAGGAAGTAAAGCAGACGGTATTTCACGTTGTTACGAAAGTGATACAGATTTGTTGTACGTAAGATCCCAAGTAGAATGCGTGGAACTTGGGTATGACATAAACACAATACCAGAGGACTCATTCGTATTCAGAATGAATACTCGGGTCTGTCACCCTGGGCATTGCTTATTGCTGCTTGAGCGAGGTATCCCTTGGATGTTTTTCCCAGCGTTTTGTGACGATGGACATGGGCATATCATTCTTAGCAGTACTCTGTTTTTAGACATTTTTAAGAATACAAGTAATTGGTTCCCATGGAAGGTTAACCATGCACGTGCGGGGCCGTCGCTGCCGTTTACATTAGGACCAGCTAAAGTGGACGCAGTAAATGCATTACGCTGCCATTGCCCAAGCATATTGCATCGATGGGCTGCAAGATCTCGGCATTGGCCATCACCTGATATCGTTCAAAAGGTCGTATCAATGGGAGCGTTTGTTTCTCCTGTTGGGTTTAAAGCAAGTGAAAATAAGGATTTTGAATGGAGGATTTGTTTCAACACAGGGGAAACGGAACTTGTAACCAATCTTAACAACACCcagattaaaatatatgttattttgaaaatgattgcAAAAGATGTTCTTCAACCACGAAATAAAGAGATAACATCGTACTCAATGAAAAACATTGTATTGTGGTTAGCAGAGAACAACCCGCAGAAATTGTTCCATCAGAGAAGTTTGTTTTACTGGCTACGCGAATCTCTCTCGAAGATTAGAGCTGCCATATCAACGAGACAGCTGCCATACTATATGATCCCAGAAAGGAACCTTATGAAAGCGAGTGAGTTAACGGATGATCAGCAGAAAATATGGCTGGCATCCATTTCTGAGATGATTCACGAAGGTCCAAGGATTTTATTGAGATTGCCGACTATCCGTATGGCCATTATCGCTTACCCAATGCCACTATTGTGGTACAACGAAAGGAGAACAGAGCTTGAGATAGTGATGTTAGAGGAGACCAGCAGACATCTGTGGTGCAAAGATCAGAACGGCGTAGATATTAGGGTGAATAAGACATTACAATATGCATTACGCATGCGTAGAACATGGTTATTGCTGGAGATCGTACTTATGTCTGGTGTGCCTTTAAATATAAGTGACTTGATAAGCACACTATATAGAATTTATATGTAA
- the LOC127863132 gene encoding uncharacterized protein LOC127863132 isoform X2 has product MAEGGGEVQHAMFKLGDGRTSRSSCPMFEHEDISVETSIILNKLGYGQELIQKRRDSYRKNAEFFTERFSDCTIFAVGSKADGISRCYESDTDLLYVRSQVECVELGYDINTIPEDSFVFRMNTRVCHPGHCLLLLERGIPWMFFPAFCDDGHGHIILSSTLFLDIFKNTSNWFPWKVNHARAGPSLPFTLGPAKVDAVNALRCHCPSILHRWAARSRHWPSPDIVQKVVSMGAFVSPVGFKASENKDFEWRICFNTGETELVTNLNNTQIKIYVILKMIAKDVLQPRNKEITSYSMKNIVLWLAENNPQKLFHQRSLFYWLRESLSKIRAAISTRQLPYYMIPERNLMKASELTDDQQKIWLASISEMIHEGPRILLRLPTIRMAIIAYPMPLLWYNERRTELEIVMLEETSRHLWCKDQNGVDIRVNKTLQYALRMRRTWLLLEIVLMSGVPLNISDLISTLYRIYM; this is encoded by the exons ATGGCCGAGGGTGGTGGGGAGGTGCAGCATGCAATGTTTAAGCTTGGAGATGGTAGAACCTCTCGTAGCAGTTGTCCTATG TTTGAGCATGAAGATATTTCCGTTGAAACTAGCATTATTTTAAACAAGTTGGGGTATGGACAGGAGCTTATACAAAAACGTCGGGACAGTTATAGGAAAAATGCCGAGTTTTTCACTGAACGGTTTAGCGATTGCACAATTTTTGCAGTAGGAAGTAAAGCAGACGGTATTTCACGTTGTTACGAAAGTGATACAGATTTGTTGTACGTAAGATCCCAAGTAGAATGCGTGGAACTTGGGTATGACATAAACACAATACCAGAGGACTCATTCGTATTCAGAATGAATACTCGGGTCTGTCACCCTGGGCATTGCTTATTGCTGCTTGAGCGAGGTATCCCTTGGATGTTTTTCCCAGCGTTTTGTGACGATGGACATGGGCATATCATTCTTAGCAGTACTCTGTTTTTAGACATTTTTAAGAATACAAGTAATTGGTTCCCATGGAAGGTTAACCATGCACGTGCGGGGCCGTCGCTGCCGTTTACATTAGGACCAGCTAAAGTGGACGCAGTAAATGCATTACGCTGCCATTGCCCAAGCATATTGCATCGATGGGCTGCAAGATCTCGGCATTGGCCATCACCTGATATCGTTCAAAAGGTCGTATCAATGGGAGCGTTTGTTTCTCCTGTTGGGTTTAAAGCAAGTGAAAATAAGGATTTTGAATGGAGGATTTGTTTCAACACAGGGGAAACGGAACTTGTAACCAATCTTAACAACACCcagattaaaatatatgttattttgaaaatgattgcAAAAGATGTTCTTCAACCACGAAATAAAGAGATAACATCGTACTCAATGAAAAACATTGTATTGTGGTTAGCAGAGAACAACCCGCAGAAATTGTTCCATCAGAGAAGTTTGTTTTACTGGCTACGCGAATCTCTCTCGAAGATTAGAGCTGCCATATCAACGAGACAGCTGCCATACTATATGATCCCAGAAAGGAACCTTATGAAAGCGAGTGAGTTAACGGATGATCAGCAGAAAATATGGCTGGCATCCATTTCTGAGATGATTCACGAAGGTCCAAGGATTTTATTGAGATTGCCGACTATCCGTATGGCCATTATCGCTTACCCAATGCCACTATTGTGGTACAACGAAAGGAGAACAGAGCTTGAGATAGTGATGTTAGAGGAGACCAGCAGACATCTGTGGTGCAAAGATCAGAACGGCGTAGATATTAGGGTGAATAAGACATTACAATATGCATTACGCATGCGTAGAACATGGTTATTGCTGGAGATCGTACTTATGTCTGGTGTGCCTTTAAATATAAGTGACTTGATAAGCACACTATATAGAATTTATATGTAA
- the LOC127863133 gene encoding phosphatidylinositol-glycan biosynthesis class W protein-like: MSYKDQHERFVSGNDGSSPVEIALVGVACIIPVYLRDTLVSVLSDKQRCKIETSHWLGLMLDFLLVIIPVQLMLTLFNGFPHCLFILLMLQWILFTRKLRQPIMIKVRQNINIGEIPMGNKRPFITYYRAYANLITAISILAVDFTIYPRKFAKTETYGTSVMDVGVGGFLISNAIVSPEARGILTKDSIMLSVIKSVKSSLPLIVIGSVRVITVKLLDYQEVVTEYGVHWNFFYTLAVVKISCTLMFCTLPPRLWNIVGVLVIAMYQHGLAYGGLKGYIINGMDGKGGRGDFLDANREGIFSCLGFFSIYIMGVQIGKIVMRKREKVSDWLKLCATLVVLCVGCWVMMYFTSKHVEKVSRRFANLAYLLWVVGFNTLLLVSFLVFDIAVFCLNHVSRLARKQESPDSKDVQLPPPVEGYSTCATISAISYNGLFYFMFANLLTGLVNMSMKTIYQSTTVGIAVLTCYMFVLSTVTYFLYTRKISLKFW; this comes from the exons ATGTCTTACAAAGATCAGCACGAACGGTTTGTTAGTGGAAATGACGGTTCATCTCCTGTAGAGATAGCTCTGGTGGGCGTGGCCTGTATCATCCCTGTGTACCTGAGGGACACGCTAGTGTCAGTATTGTCGGATAAGCAGAGATGCAAAATTGAGACTTCTCATTG GCTTGGACTGATGCTAGACTTCCTGCTGGTCATCATTCCAGTGCAGCTGATGCTGACATTGTTCAATGGATTTCCTCACTGCCTCTTCATTCTTTTAATGCTGCAGTGGATTTTGTTCACAAGAAAATTACGACAACCTATAATGATTAAAGTGCGACAGAATATCAACATTGGGGAAATCCCAATGGGAAATAAACGTCCATTCATAACATACTATAGAGCATACGCAAACCTCATAACAGCTATATCTATCTTGGCTGTGGATTTTACAATCTATCCTCGAAAGTTTGCAAAAACAGAAACATATGGCACAAGTGTGATGGATGTTGGTGTCGGAGGTTTTCTGATCTCAAATGCCATTGTCTCTCCTGAGGCCAGGGGGATTCTAACCAAAGACAG CATTATGTTGTCCGTGATAAAGTCTGTCAAGTCAAGTCTTCCCCTGATTGTGATTGGCTCTGTGCGTGTTATCACTGTCAAGCTTCTCGACTACCAGGAGGTTGTCACTGAGTACGGTGTTCACTGGAACTTCTTCTATACCCTGGCTGTTGTTAAG ATCAGCTGTACTCTGATGTTCTGTACACTGCCTCCCAGACTGTGGAATATTGTTGGTGTACTTGTCATAGCTATGTACCAG CATGGACTTGCGTACGGCGGACTCAAAGGCTACATTATCAACGGCATGGATGGGAAGGGAGGGCGGGGGGACTTCCTGGACGCCAACCGAGAGGGAATCTTCTCCTGCCTAGGCTTCTTCAGCATCTATATCATGGGCGTTCAAATCGGGAAGATTGTCATGCGCAAAAG GGAGaaggtttctgattggctgaagcTGTGCGCCACTCTTGTTGTACTCTGCGTAGGCTGCTGGGTCATGATGTACTTTACTTCGAAGCACGTCGAGAAAGTCTCAAGGCGCTTTGCAAACTTGGCATACCTCTTGTGGGTG GTTGGCTTTAACACCCTGCTTTTGGTGTCGTTCCTTGTATTCGACATTGCAGTGTTTTGTCTGAACCATGTCAGCAGGCTTGCCAGAAAACAAG AATCTCCCGACTCTAAAGACGTCCAACTACCACCTCCAGTTGAAGGATACTCCACTTGTGCTACCATTTCTGCAATCAGCTACAATGGTCTCTTCTATTTCATGTTTGCTAACTTGCTGACTGGTTTGGTGAACATGTCCATGAAGACTATTTACCAGTCTACAACTGTAGGGATAGCGGTTTTGACTTGTTACATGTTTGTTCTTTCCACTGTCACTTACTTTTTGTACACAAGAAAAATCTCACTAAAGTTTTGGTAA
- the LOC127863135 gene encoding required for excision 1-B domain-containing protein-like: MGELTVTEGQASDSETTPKQMLSRFYSLQEERVQTYQLFEEGFQAYLKGAPNYNFPLFRRLVHEITETFNKISVDILLIKKKFSEQNNLLGIADVIGKIQDIEKTKIELVAKLQLVRQRQIDEPSETVESENETVKTRLKEVRDQLVDLMEELKYESEDLYVGESNHEVTESPDSRNEVER; encoded by the exons ATGGGTGAGCTTACTGTGACAGAAGGCCAGGCATCAGATTCAGAAACTACCCCCAAGCAAATGCTGTCAAGGTTCTATTCCTTACAAGAGGAGCGTGTTCAAACATACCAGTTGTTTGAAGA AGGATTCCAAGCCTATTTGAAAGGGGCACCTAATTACAACTTCCCACTTTTCCGACGTCTAGTCCACGAGATTACAGAAACTTTCAACAAGATCTCAGTcgacattcttttaataaaaaaaaagttctcTGAACAAAATAACCTACTTGGAATAGCAGATGTCATTGGAAAAATACAAGACATTGAGAAGACAAAGATAGAGCTg GTAGCCAAGCTGCAGCTAGTACGACAGAGGCAGATTGATGAACCTAGTGAGACGGTGGAGTCGGAAAATGAGACCGTAAAAACGCG GCTGAAAGAAGTCCGAGATCAGTTGGTGGACCTAATGGAAGAGTTAAAATACGAGTCAGAGGATTTGTACGTAGGGGAGAGCAACCATGAAGTCACCGAATCCCCCGACTCGAGGAACGAGGTGGAGCGCTGA